One region of Dehalococcoidia bacterium genomic DNA includes:
- a CDS encoding thiolase family protein: MSNVVIAGVGMHPFGRYPDKEPDDIAIEAILKALEDANITYRDIEFVLAGKVAFKKAGTGIDLMMKVGMTGVPIYQINAMCATGGAMLKLARDAINSGSCEVVLVYGFDKFKGMFDELGDPWQNVLGMKASPAAFATVAQKYMNDYGATEEDFARVAVKAHKNGANNPYALFRNIITIEDVLKSPMVAYPLHLYNFCTPDDGAAAAIVCSKKAAKKFNIRKPITIAATVMQTAQYPPSVVEPSNTYSVNLNKKGISVTELAAKKAYEMAGLGPKDIDVCEVQDTESAHELVHIEQLGLCKQGEAYKLLREGVWDITGRLPVNPSGGIQCKGEPPGASGLGQVCEIVWQMRKQAGPRQISRDPKVGLCQVFGWNHVAAVTILKK; this comes from the coding sequence ATGAGCAACGTGGTAATCGCCGGTGTGGGGATGCATCCTTTTGGCAGGTATCCTGATAAGGAGCCTGATGACATTGCTATCGAGGCTATCCTAAAGGCGCTGGAAGACGCCAACATAACATATCGAGATATCGAGTTCGTGCTGGCCGGGAAAGTCGCTTTTAAGAAAGCGGGCACCGGCATCGACCTGATGATGAAAGTCGGTATGACCGGTGTGCCGATATACCAGATTAACGCCATGTGCGCGACGGGCGGCGCCATGCTGAAGCTGGCCAGGGACGCCATCAACAGCGGCTCCTGCGAAGTTGTACTGGTTTATGGATTCGATAAGTTCAAGGGAATGTTCGATGAACTGGGTGACCCCTGGCAGAATGTGCTGGGCATGAAGGCCAGCCCTGCAGCCTTTGCTACTGTGGCACAGAAATATATGAATGATTACGGCGCTACAGAAGAGGATTTCGCCAGGGTGGCGGTCAAGGCACATAAAAACGGTGCAAACAACCCCTACGCGCTCTTCAGAAACATAATAACCATAGAGGACGTGCTCAAATCTCCCATGGTTGCCTATCCGCTGCATCTGTATAATTTCTGCACACCGGATGATGGCGCCGCGGCGGCCATCGTTTGCAGCAAGAAGGCAGCTAAAAAATTCAACATCCGCAAGCCAATAACCATCGCTGCTACCGTTATGCAGACGGCACAATACCCTCCATCCGTGGTTGAGCCCAGCAATACCTACAGTGTTAACCTCAACAAAAAGGGCATCTCGGTGACCGAGCTTGCCGCTAAAAAAGCATATGAGATGGCGGGCCTCGGTCCGAAGGACATTGATGTGTGCGAGGTCCAGGATACCGAATCAGCGCATGAGCTGGTCCATATCGAGCAACTCGGTCTCTGCAAACAGGGAGAGGCCTATAAACTATTACGGGAAGGTGTTTGGGATATTACGGGCCGCCTACCGGTTAATCCCAGCGGAGGGATACAGTGCAAGGGCGAACCGCCGGGCGCCTCCGGCCTGGGGCAGGTATGCGAGATCGTATGGCAGATGAGGAAACAGGCCGGACCCAGGCAGATATCCCGGGACCCCAAAGTCGGCCTGTGCCAGGTATTCGGCTGGAATCATGTGGCCGCCGTGACAATACTGAAAAAATAG
- a CDS encoding thiolase family protein encodes MSKRVGIVGAAVTPFKAKWNEKTYYELAQMATREVVKDAKIPIKDVDAVFYAIYNDIFERTCIPEHPLQGIIGMQDKFGMRVSTGGATGAYTISAAHAYLAAGRFKTALVLGVEKCTDCFDFLSMSATPEVIKTIGWSGDSFFEQQLGWTAADSYAEVVLAYMDEHPKDLKPKVTAKISSVLSQYAKNNKYAQRQHDQVTPEEVMNSRLIVYPFKELEICVYTEGAAALILAEEDTAKAISRNTGKPVIWITGVGEANEHSFAGKKQKVMPRIMSDYLASHRAYKMAGIKNPLKAIDIVELHDAFVHQLEITMSEFDLVPRGNADALIDDGLMLPGGEYLVNPCGGLIYCGHAVGASNVMSAWSARNELIKRKKKTALVHGTGSTIAQYTAVCILEHD; translated from the coding sequence ATGTCCAAAAGGGTTGGCATTGTAGGTGCGGCTGTTACCCCCTTCAAAGCCAAATGGAACGAGAAGACCTATTACGAGCTTGCACAGATGGCCACCAGAGAGGTGGTTAAGGATGCCAAGATTCCTATTAAGGATGTCGATGCCGTTTTCTATGCTATCTATAATGATATCTTCGAACGGACCTGCATCCCCGAGCATCCGCTGCAGGGTATTATCGGCATGCAGGACAAATTCGGCATGCGCGTCAGCACGGGCGGCGCCACAGGCGCCTATACCATCTCAGCGGCGCACGCCTATCTCGCGGCCGGCAGGTTCAAGACCGCCCTTGTTCTGGGTGTGGAGAAATGCACCGATTGTTTCGATTTCCTCTCCATGTCCGCCACTCCCGAGGTGATCAAGACCATCGGCTGGTCGGGCGACAGCTTCTTCGAGCAGCAGCTCGGATGGACGGCGGCGGACAGCTATGCCGAGGTTGTGCTGGCCTATATGGATGAGCACCCCAAAGACCTTAAACCCAAGGTGACGGCCAAGATATCGTCCGTGCTCAGTCAGTACGCCAAAAACAACAAGTACGCCCAACGCCAGCATGACCAGGTTACGCCTGAGGAGGTCATGAATTCACGATTAATAGTCTATCCCTTCAAAGAACTGGAGATCTGTGTATATACCGAAGGCGCTGCCGCCCTGATTCTGGCAGAGGAAGACACCGCCAAAGCGATCTCCAGGAACACGGGCAAGCCGGTAATCTGGATAACAGGCGTGGGTGAGGCCAATGAGCACTCCTTCGCAGGTAAAAAACAGAAGGTCATGCCGCGCATCATGTCCGACTACCTTGCTTCGCATCGGGCATATAAAATGGCGGGCATCAAGAATCCCCTTAAGGCCATTGATATTGTCGAGCTGCACGATGCCTTCGTACACCAGCTCGAGATCACCATGTCGGAGTTCGATCTGGTTCCGCGCGGTAATGCCGATGCGCTCATCGACGACGGCCTGATGCTTCCGGGCGGAGAATATCTGGTTAATCCCTGCGGCGGCCTGATTTACTGCGGCCATGCCGTGGGCGCAAGCAACGTCATGTCTGCATGGTCGGCGCGCAATGAGCTGATAAAGCGCAAGAAAAAGACCGCGCTCGTGCACGGGACGGGCAGCACCATCGCCCAGTACACGGCTGTCTGCATCCTGGAACATGATTAA
- a CDS encoding nitronate monooxygenase — MKTRITEMLGIQYPIFLSGMSWISTPEMVAAVSNAGGMGILATGPLDKDAVREAVKKIRKLTDKPFGANSALMFPGAAESAKVLLEEQVPVINFALGKGDWLVKEAHKYGGKVIATVVSSRHAKRAEEYGCDAVIATGNEAAAHGEFVTTFCLIPSLVNVLTIPVVAAGGIADGRGLAAALALGAEGVAMGTRFMTTRESPLHQNYKDLSRTKDVTDTLYSKRFDGLYCRVLKTDTAKRVEQRGLDLPAAFVNGQDIAKMINLPFYKLMIGAALSGWKNARQLAFLANASKNFQRATEEGDLKRGVLPVGQCTGLVKDEPTVKEVIERMVKEAEGIEKKLAGVFN; from the coding sequence ATGAAAACAAGAATTACGGAGATGTTGGGGATCCAGTACCCTATCTTTCTGTCAGGTATGAGCTGGATCAGTACTCCCGAGATGGTGGCCGCCGTTTCCAACGCTGGAGGTATGGGCATACTCGCCACAGGCCCCCTGGACAAAGATGCGGTGCGTGAGGCCGTTAAGAAGATCCGCAAGCTTACGGACAAGCCCTTCGGGGCCAATTCGGCCCTGATGTTCCCTGGTGCTGCGGAATCCGCAAAGGTTCTGCTGGAGGAGCAGGTGCCGGTGATCAATTTCGCCCTGGGCAAGGGAGACTGGCTGGTAAAGGAGGCGCATAAATACGGCGGCAAGGTCATTGCCACCGTGGTAAGCTCCCGTCATGCCAAGCGGGCCGAGGAATATGGATGCGACGCCGTTATCGCCACGGGCAACGAAGCCGCAGCCCACGGCGAATTCGTGACCACTTTCTGCCTTATTCCCAGCCTGGTTAATGTCCTCACCATACCGGTCGTCGCCGCCGGTGGAATCGCGGACGGCCGCGGTTTGGCGGCTGCGCTGGCACTGGGCGCGGAAGGGGTGGCCATGGGTACAAGATTCATGACGACCAGGGAAAGCCCACTGCACCAGAACTACAAAGACCTGTCCCGTACCAAGGATGTCACCGACACTTTGTACTCGAAGCGTTTCGATGGACTGTATTGCCGTGTGCTCAAGACCGATACCGCCAAACGGGTAGAGCAGAGAGGGCTTGACCTGCCCGCTGCATTTGTCAATGGACAGGACATCGCGAAGATGATCAACCTGCCGTTCTACAAGCTCATGATAGGCGCGGCGCTCTCCGGCTGGAAGAACGCCAGACAGCTTGCCTTCCTGGCAAACGCCTCCAAGAACTTCCAGCGCGCTACGGAAGAGGGCGACCTTAAGAGGGGTGTGCTGCCGGTAGGGCAGTGCACCGGCCTGGTCAAGGACGAGCCCACGGTCAAAGAGGTGATCGAGAGGATGGTAAAAGAGGCGGAGGGCATTGAGAAGAAGTTGGCCGGCGTTTTCAATTGA
- a CDS encoding TetR/AcrR family transcriptional regulator: MRVFKVTGLSMAQSSDQVTIPSRSALRRLREKEQKYNTILKAAETLFAQKGYHQTSIEEIADLAEVSTGAVYFYFKNKEDLLIILMQEIGHQLRKLLADEFKRTGFSFDRFKNISFAFLKNFCGSHPEWIAIFFRESVGQSVEVEEQRRQLFFKLTDDIKEAFLQASREQGIDPVDDLIPEMVGVCILGIYERIACYYFLWQNPPEDIDTIAQRSISFMLGGISSLLKK; the protein is encoded by the coding sequence TTGAGGGTTTTTAAAGTAACGGGGCTGTCTATGGCACAATCAAGCGATCAAGTAACTATACCTTCACGCAGTGCATTGCGGCGACTGAGAGAAAAGGAACAAAAGTATAATACCATTCTCAAGGCTGCCGAGACTCTGTTTGCGCAAAAGGGGTACCATCAGACAAGCATTGAGGAGATAGCTGATCTGGCCGAGGTTTCCACGGGCGCCGTATATTTCTATTTTAAGAACAAGGAAGATTTGCTCATCATATTGATGCAGGAAATTGGGCATCAATTGAGGAAACTGCTCGCCGATGAGTTTAAAAGGACCGGATTTTCCTTTGACAGATTTAAGAATATCTCGTTTGCCTTCTTAAAAAATTTTTGCGGGAGTCACCCGGAGTGGATCGCAATTTTTTTCAGGGAATCTGTCGGCCAAAGCGTGGAAGTGGAAGAACAGAGGAGGCAACTGTTCTTCAAGCTTACGGATGATATCAAGGAGGCGTTTCTTCAAGCAAGCAGGGAACAGGGGATAGATCCCGTTGACGACTTAATCCCCGAGATGGTTGGTGTATGCATACTTGGGATATACGAAAGAATAGCCTGCTACTACTTCCTGTGGCAGAATCCACCGGAGGATATCGATACTATAGCTCAGAGATCCATATCGTTCATGCTCGGCGGGATTAGCAGCCTGCTTAAAAAGTAA
- a CDS encoding acyl-CoA dehydrogenase family protein: protein MYFNETHDAFRASIKKFVDKEINPHMNEWEKTTAPLHELFKKMGDLGFLGIRYDPKYGGGGLDYWFETVMLEEIGHIKGMGVSTAIAVQTNMATPAIAATGSEYLKETYLRPAIAGDMVCAIAVTEPDAGSDVRAMKSKAVKKGDYYLLNGSKTFITNGVQADFLTLLARTDEGEGYHQFGLFVVPTNLKGFQVSKKLDKIGLWSSDTAELFFDDVKVPAENLIGDDREGFIIQMKQFQHERFAVLPGTCSAVQDMIALTVDYIRQRIVFGKPLITKQVLRHRLADWITRNEALRQLTYHIVRLKMEDRDATREVSMGKLLAGQLISEVATGCLQMFGGMGLMNETLISRYFRDVRVMSIGGGADEVMLEIVSRIEGF, encoded by the coding sequence ATGTATTTCAACGAGACGCATGATGCTTTCAGGGCATCGATAAAGAAGTTTGTCGATAAGGAGATCAATCCCCACATGAATGAGTGGGAAAAGACGACAGCACCCCTTCACGAGCTTTTCAAGAAGATGGGCGACCTGGGTTTCCTGGGCATTCGCTACGATCCTAAATATGGGGGAGGGGGACTGGATTACTGGTTTGAGACGGTCATGCTGGAAGAGATCGGGCATATCAAGGGCATGGGTGTTTCCACGGCTATCGCAGTCCAGACGAACATGGCCACACCGGCAATCGCAGCCACTGGGAGCGAGTACCTCAAGGAGACCTACCTCAGGCCTGCCATCGCCGGTGACATGGTCTGCGCCATTGCCGTGACCGAGCCGGATGCAGGCTCCGATGTCCGGGCCATGAAGAGCAAAGCGGTGAAGAAAGGCGACTACTATCTCCTGAACGGATCGAAGACCTTCATCACCAACGGTGTGCAGGCTGATTTCCTCACCCTGCTTGCCAGAACTGATGAGGGAGAAGGGTATCATCAATTCGGGCTCTTCGTGGTCCCTACCAATCTCAAAGGTTTTCAGGTCAGCAAGAAACTGGATAAAATCGGGCTGTGGAGCAGTGATACGGCAGAGCTCTTTTTCGATGATGTTAAAGTGCCTGCGGAAAACCTGATCGGCGACGACAGGGAGGGTTTCATCATCCAGATGAAGCAGTTCCAGCATGAGAGGTTCGCCGTATTGCCCGGGACCTGTTCGGCCGTACAGGATATGATCGCCCTGACGGTGGACTATATTCGCCAGCGCATAGTGTTCGGTAAACCCCTCATCACCAAGCAGGTCTTGAGGCACAGACTGGCGGACTGGATTACCAGGAATGAAGCCCTGAGACAACTGACCTACCACATCGTCCGGTTGAAGATGGAAGACCGGGACGCTACGCGGGAAGTTTCCATGGGCAAACTGCTGGCAGGGCAGCTGATATCTGAAGTTGCCACCGGGTGCCTGCAGATGTTCGGAGGGATGGGGTTAATGAACGAGACGCTCATCTCGCGCTATTTCCGGGATGTCCGGGTCATGTCCATCGGCGGCGGCGCGGATGAGGTCATGCTTGAGATCGTTTCGCGGATTGAGGGTTTTTAA
- a CDS encoding AMP-binding protein, whose amino-acid sequence MTVYDEKPWGKWYDPPLSAEIKAVDETYVDMLERGLKFRPEVVAFHFLGVKFTYKELDRLSMRFASYLRKQGCNPGDVVGINLPNLPQYLIALAGALRAGCVVTGVSPLLTPKEMAYQLNDAGAKVLVTLDAIYENRVQKIKNDIPKVTCIITTNIADYLPPVKAILGKLLKKIPSGKVEPIAGKEVVSFKDLIANSLPDIPRPSVKLDDTCLIQYTGGTTGTPKGAVLTHRNMVSNLTQGKQWLDLQMNGGTVCSGFPFFHMAGLYFGMVSMSLAFTQCLIPDPRNTKNICKEISEHPPMMMLMVPSLYQMLIDDPAFSKIDFSSCKACISGASPFSKEAINALEAIVGQGKVVELYGMTEASPIITMNPLKGKKKILSVGVPLQSTHVKLVDVETGKKEVALGEVGEIIVLGPQVMKGYHNKPEETDNTLREFQGAKWLYTGDVARMDEDGYFYIADRTKDMLIVGGYKVFSREVEEVLSAHPAVESCAIVGIVNPDRPDSQIVKAVIQLTKYAQAKDQEQVKKDILEYCKEDLAPYKVPKMIVFMEALPLTAVGKVDKKALR is encoded by the coding sequence ATGACAGTATACGATGAAAAACCCTGGGGCAAGTGGTACGATCCGCCGTTAAGCGCGGAGATAAAAGCAGTGGATGAGACATACGTGGATATGCTGGAGAGGGGACTGAAATTCCGGCCGGAGGTGGTGGCCTTCCATTTTCTCGGGGTTAAATTCACATATAAAGAGCTTGACCGGCTCTCGATGAGGTTTGCGTCATATCTCCGCAAACAGGGATGCAACCCGGGTGATGTGGTGGGAATCAATCTCCCCAACCTTCCTCAGTATCTCATCGCCCTGGCGGGGGCCCTGCGTGCAGGGTGCGTGGTCACAGGCGTCTCTCCCCTTCTCACTCCCAAGGAGATGGCCTACCAATTGAATGATGCAGGCGCCAAAGTGCTGGTAACGCTGGATGCGATCTATGAAAACCGCGTGCAGAAGATAAAAAACGATATACCCAAAGTAACCTGCATCATAACAACTAACATCGCGGACTATCTCCCCCCGGTCAAGGCCATCCTGGGCAAATTATTGAAGAAGATTCCCTCCGGAAAAGTGGAGCCGATCGCGGGAAAAGAGGTAGTGTCTTTCAAAGATCTTATCGCGAATAGTCTGCCCGATATTCCCAGGCCGTCCGTCAAGCTCGATGATACCTGCCTGATACAGTATACCGGCGGCACTACGGGCACTCCCAAGGGCGCGGTCCTCACCCATCGGAATATGGTTTCCAATCTCACACAGGGAAAACAGTGGCTCGATCTCCAAATGAACGGCGGCACCGTCTGCTCGGGCTTCCCCTTCTTCCACATGGCGGGACTCTATTTCGGCATGGTCTCCATGTCGCTGGCCTTCACCCAGTGCCTGATCCCGGATCCCAGGAACACCAAGAATATATGTAAAGAGATCTCGGAGCACCCTCCGATGATGATGCTCATGGTCCCGTCTCTCTACCAGATGCTGATAGACGACCCGGCATTTTCCAAGATCGATTTCTCTTCCTGTAAGGCCTGCATTTCCGGCGCATCGCCGTTTTCCAAGGAGGCCATCAACGCCCTCGAAGCTATCGTGGGCCAGGGCAAGGTGGTTGAGCTCTACGGAATGACCGAGGCCAGCCCGATCATCACGATGAATCCTTTAAAGGGGAAGAAGAAGATACTCTCGGTTGGAGTACCTCTCCAGAGCACCCATGTCAAGCTGGTCGATGTTGAAACCGGAAAGAAAGAGGTCGCCCTGGGTGAAGTCGGCGAGATCATCGTTCTCGGACCCCAGGTGATGAAAGGGTATCACAACAAGCCGGAAGAGACGGACAATACCCTGAGAGAATTCCAGGGCGCTAAATGGCTCTATACCGGCGATGTGGCGAGGATGGATGAGGACGGGTACTTCTATATTGCAGACAGGACAAAGGACATGCTGATCGTAGGCGGATATAAAGTGTTCTCACGCGAAGTGGAGGAAGTGCTCAGCGCGCATCCGGCAGTCGAGTCGTGCGCGATCGTGGGGATAGTCAACCCGGACCGTCCCGACAGCCAGATCGTGAAAGCGGTTATCCAGCTCACCAAATATGCGCAGGCCAAAGATCAGGAACAAGTTAAAAAGGACATACTCGAGTATTGCAAGGAAGACCTGGCGCCCTACAAGGTCCCCAAAATGATTGTATTTATGGAGGCGTTACCTCTTACCGCTGTGGGTAAAGTGGATAAAAAGGCGCTCAGATAA
- a CDS encoding acyclic terpene utilization AtuA family protein, with protein sequence MSSENRKGKDRIIIANCSGFFGDRLSAAAEMVRGGPIDVLTGDYLAELTMALLFRLKMKNPEAGYTPTFLKQMEEIMGECLDKKIKVVSNAGGLNPRGLAVELRKIAEKLGLHPKIACIEGDDLMARIGELQQAGESLVHLDKGISLKDGGLVPITANAYLGGWGIAEALERGADIVVSGRVADASLVMGPAAWWFGWKRDDWDKLAGSAVAGHIVECAAQATGGNYSFFDEVPSFLKVGYPIAEIFDDGSSIITKHPGTGGLVSVDTVKAQLLYEVKDPSYLTPDVSARFDTIKMSQQGPDRVRISDVLGSPPPDTTKVCINCLGGYRNSTTVVLTGLDIEKKAKIVEDAVFDSLGGRGQYALEDVQLARSNRDNPEINEEAFAYLRISVMDRDQKKVDRFSSAVIALALANVPGFTLTAPPAKGTMAIIHWPALIPQSQVTQKIMINGDEFSVGFTPSGAAAKPLPVQKEVVAPVPTGKKVKIPFGRIYATRSGDKGGNANLGVWGKTPEAYAFLRDFLTVKKLKELLRDMSEYEIERYEFPNLLAVNFYIRGVLGEGVAASLRSDPQAKTLGEYLRARIIEAPQSIVP encoded by the coding sequence ATGAGCTCTGAAAATAGAAAGGGTAAGGACAGGATCATTATTGCCAACTGCAGCGGTTTTTTCGGTGACCGGCTGTCCGCCGCAGCGGAGATGGTGCGCGGGGGGCCCATCGATGTCCTTACAGGCGATTACCTGGCGGAGCTGACCATGGCTCTGCTCTTCCGTCTGAAAATGAAGAACCCCGAGGCTGGATATACTCCCACCTTCCTCAAACAGATGGAAGAGATTATGGGAGAATGCCTGGATAAAAAGATCAAGGTCGTGTCGAACGCCGGCGGATTGAATCCCCGCGGGCTGGCAGTGGAGCTCCGCAAGATAGCGGAGAAGCTGGGCCTCCATCCTAAGATCGCTTGTATCGAGGGTGATGATCTGATGGCGCGGATCGGTGAACTCCAGCAGGCAGGTGAGTCCCTCGTTCACCTTGATAAAGGTATCTCACTCAAAGACGGGGGCCTGGTCCCCATCACCGCGAATGCCTATCTCGGAGGCTGGGGTATCGCCGAGGCCCTTGAAAGAGGCGCCGATATCGTGGTCAGCGGCCGCGTCGCCGACGCTTCGCTGGTTATGGGTCCTGCGGCCTGGTGGTTCGGGTGGAAGCGCGATGACTGGGACAAGCTCGCCGGCTCAGCGGTGGCAGGGCACATCGTTGAGTGCGCGGCCCAGGCCACGGGCGGGAACTATTCCTTCTTCGACGAGGTGCCGTCATTCCTCAAGGTGGGTTATCCCATAGCCGAGATATTTGATGACGGTTCTTCGATCATCACCAAGCACCCGGGCACGGGAGGTCTCGTTTCCGTTGACACCGTGAAGGCGCAGCTCCTGTATGAGGTCAAGGACCCCAGCTATTTAACTCCCGATGTTTCGGCCCGCTTCGATACCATCAAGATGTCCCAGCAGGGGCCCGACCGCGTCCGCATATCCGATGTGCTGGGCTCGCCGCCCCCGGACACCACCAAGGTGTGCATCAATTGCCTGGGCGGGTACAGGAATTCCACGACCGTTGTACTGACCGGTCTGGACATCGAAAAGAAAGCCAAAATAGTCGAGGATGCAGTCTTCGACAGCCTGGGTGGCAGAGGGCAGTACGCCCTCGAAGATGTGCAGCTCGCCCGGTCTAACAGGGACAATCCCGAGATAAATGAAGAGGCCTTTGCCTATCTGCGGATATCCGTCATGGACCGCGACCAGAAGAAGGTCGACCGGTTTTCTTCGGCAGTCATCGCGCTCGCGCTGGCAAACGTCCCGGGCTTCACCTTAACGGCCCCCCCTGCCAAAGGGACTATGGCGATTATCCACTGGCCGGCGCTCATTCCACAGAGCCAGGTCACCCAGAAAATTATGATCAACGGCGACGAATTTTCTGTCGGTTTTACTCCGTCCGGCGCTGCGGCGAAGCCTCTTCCAGTGCAGAAAGAAGTGGTAGCGCCTGTGCCGACGGGTAAGAAGGTGAAGATACCCTTCGGCCGTATCTATGCGACCCGTTCTGGGGACAAGGGCGGCAATGCAAATCTCGGTGTCTGGGGAAAAACGCCTGAAGCATATGCCTTTCTCAGGGATTTCCTCACCGTTAAAAAACTGAAAGAGCTGCTCAGGGATATGAGCGAATATGAGATAGAACGTTACGAGTTTCCCAATCTTCTCGCAGTCAACTTCTACATCAGGGGCGTCCTGGGCGAGGGTGTAGCCGCTTCGTTGAGAAGCGACCCCCAGGCCAAGACACTGGGCGAGTACCTGCGCGCCAGGATTATCGAGGCGCCGCAGTCTATTGTTCCATGA
- a CDS encoding enoyl-CoA hydratase-related protein, with translation MDDKHLLYRVEDGVGYITINREQQRNAITPEALALFHQYLDEAEKDINVHALLVTGAGDKAFCTGAQLSAGVNTGGLDIFASYADLLNRIVSFPKPTVARIKGFCLAGGMGFMLACDIVIASDDSKFGTPEVNVGLWPMMIGALIFRNVLQKKAMEMILLGERMTAQEALAMGLITRVVPAAELDAEVKKVLEILTSKSPIGMKMGKQAFYAAANMPLKEALQYLAERIKDIAGTEDAKEGITAFIEKRPPKFTGK, from the coding sequence ATGGACGACAAACATCTGCTTTATCGTGTCGAAGACGGCGTGGGATATATCACTATCAACAGGGAGCAGCAGAGAAACGCTATCACGCCGGAAGCCCTGGCTCTGTTTCATCAATATCTGGATGAAGCGGAAAAGGACATTAATGTTCATGCGCTGCTGGTCACCGGCGCGGGCGATAAGGCCTTCTGCACCGGGGCGCAGCTCAGCGCCGGAGTCAATACGGGCGGATTGGATATTTTCGCCAGCTATGCGGACCTGCTCAACCGCATCGTCAGCTTCCCCAAGCCTACCGTTGCCCGCATCAAGGGATTCTGCCTGGCGGGCGGCATGGGATTCATGCTGGCCTGCGATATCGTCATCGCCAGCGACGATTCCAAATTCGGCACACCGGAGGTGAACGTCGGCCTGTGGCCCATGATGATCGGCGCTCTCATCTTCCGCAACGTGCTTCAGAAAAAGGCCATGGAGATGATATTGTTGGGAGAAAGGATGACCGCGCAGGAGGCGCTGGCCATGGGGCTGATCACCAGGGTGGTCCCCGCGGCGGAACTGGATGCGGAGGTAAAAAAAGTGCTCGAGATCCTCACATCCAAGAGCCCTATCGGCATGAAGATGGGAAAACAGGCTTTCTACGCCGCAGCCAATATGCCGTTGAAGGAGGCTCTGCAATATCTGGCGGAGAGGATCAAGGACATCGCCGGCACGGAGGACGCCAAAGAGGGGATTACCGCCTTTATCGAGAAGCGTCCGCCCAAATTCACGGGAAAATAG
- a CDS encoding acetyl-CoA carboxylase biotin carboxyl carrier protein subunit: MDYRLKIDEEVIALQAEKKKDGSMVLSHAGRTFEIEYTMVSEYHQHLTIDGRPLNVFIAGDGNSKMVVIRGTPYYIADADAVENRSRGKKRDQVMPQEVTPPMPAVVVRILVSEGDEVKKGDSVIVVSSMKMESTLVAPADGRVKKINVAEGDKVMPGQILIDIDRDAAALPRE; encoded by the coding sequence ATGGACTACAGGCTTAAAATTGACGAGGAAGTCATCGCACTGCAGGCCGAAAAAAAGAAGGATGGCAGTATGGTCCTTTCCCATGCCGGCCGCACGTTCGAAATCGAGTACACTATGGTCTCCGAATACCACCAGCATCTTACCATAGACGGCCGTCCGCTGAATGTGTTCATTGCAGGAGACGGGAATTCAAAGATGGTGGTGATCAGGGGTACACCCTATTACATCGCTGACGCCGATGCCGTCGAAAACCGTTCCAGGGGAAAGAAGAGGGACCAGGTCATGCCGCAGGAGGTCACTCCGCCCATGCCCGCCGTGGTGGTCAGAATACTTGTCTCAGAGGGGGATGAGGTGAAAAAGGGCGACAGTGTGATCGTCGTATCTTCGATGAAAATGGAGTCAACACTGGTTGCTCCGGCTGACGGGAGGGTGAAAAAGATCAATGTGGCCGAGGGAGACAAGGTGATGCCCGGCCAGATTCTGATTGATATAGATAGGGACGCAGCGGCCTTACCACGGGAATAA